Proteins encoded in a region of the Elaeis guineensis isolate ETL-2024a chromosome 7, EG11, whole genome shotgun sequence genome:
- the LOC105061463 gene encoding LOW QUALITY PROTEIN: protein S40-7 (The sequence of the model RefSeq protein was modified relative to this genomic sequence to represent the inferred CDS: inserted 1 base in 1 codon), whose translation MKRTADLDGPHRVLCGLSQYDECSPFRSPRPQITAPLGHSSVSLTRRRRQPVPMESFRHQRSPGSERFLGLFTPPDSNGSAGVELHEDEVFWTAADHPDPARXPRAKNPNPNSSYGPVSPSSRATFRRLPDRSFGILAALPEEDKNSSPAAGGPPFLQRKSSLSSSSSSSASSSSSAARMIPAIPKPKTEYSFSVPAGKIRHQSAPVNVPVIPGRPRKAADEIEEGGGNEDGDEDEMLPPHEIVARRGSPMTTFSVLEGAGRTLKGRDLRQVRNAVWRNTGFLD comes from the exons ATGAAACGAACGGCAGATCTAGATGGTCCGCATAGAGTTTTATGCGGACTCTCCCAATACGACGAATGTTCTCCCTTTCGTTCCCCTCGACCCCAAATTACGGCTCCACTCGGTCACTCCTCGGTCTCACTCACTCGCCGGAGACGCCAACCGGTGCCGATGGAGAGCTTCCGCCACCAGAGATCCCCCGGCTCCGAGCGCTTCCTCGGCCTCTTCACCCCTCCCGACTCCAACGGCTCCGCCGGCGTCGAGCTCCACGAGGACGAGGTCTTCTGGACCGCCGCCGACCACCCCGACCCGGCCC TCCCCCGTGCCaagaaccctaaccctaattctaGCTACGGCCCCGTCTCCCCCTCTTCCCGCGCCACCTTCCGCCGCCTGCCTGACCGGAGCTTCGGCATCCTTGCTGCCCTCCCGGAGGAGGACAAGAATTCGTCGCCGGCGGCCGGGGGTCCCCCGTTCCTCCAGCGGAAGTcgtccctctcctcctcctcctcctcctccgcctcctcctcctcgtccGCCGCGCGGATGATCCCGGCGATCCCCAAGCCCAAGACTGAGTACTCTTTCTCCGTTCCGGCCGGGAAGATCCGCCACCAGTCGGCCCCGGTCAATGTCCCGGTGATCCCCGGAAGGCCGAGAAAGGCCGCCGATGAGATCGAGGAAGGCGGAGGCAACGAGGACGGGGACGAGGATGAGATGCTTCCACCTCACGAGATCGTAGCCAGGAGGGGTTCGCCGATGACGACCTTCTCGGTGCTGGAAGGGGCTGGGAGGACGCTTAAGGGGAGGGATCTGCGCCAGGTTCGCAATGCTGTATGGAGGAACACAGGTTTCCTTGATTGA